The following are encoded together in the Silurus meridionalis isolate SWU-2019-XX chromosome 2, ASM1480568v1, whole genome shotgun sequence genome:
- the LOC124399320 gene encoding T-cell surface glycoprotein CD5, whose amino-acid sequence MIHQNLTVTTDTECSKVFITCKDKDRKELVTYKVITGLLLTLIIGVLLIRFAQPTYTAFRKRFSQKRQNRWIGPTQSQSVSYHRGQASNPNNNTMKRTSYPGLERLTVNPSREPSSNRNSDYDSYGN is encoded by the exons ATGATCCATCAAAACTTAACTGTAACCACTGACACAGAGTGCTCGAAAGTGTTTATTACTTGCAaag ATAAAGATCGCAAAGAACTGGTGACCTATAAAGTTATAACAGGCTTGTTACTGACACTGATCATTGGCGTCCTTCTTATTCGATTTGCACAGCCAACGTACACCGCTTTCCGCAAGAGAT TTTCACAAAAGCGACAGAATCGTTGGATTGGGCCGACCCAAAGTCAGAGTG TGTCCTACCATAGAGGGCAGGCCAGCAATCCCAATAACAATACAATGAAGAGAACATCCTATCCTG GTTTGGAAAGACTTACGGTAAATCCCAGCAGAGAGCCTTCGTCGAACAGGAACAGTGACTACGACTCATATGGCAATTAA
- the vps37c gene encoding vacuolar protein sorting-associated protein 37C, which produces MEKLQDLGQSELQDLLDNSERVESMALESDEIQNIQLEREMALASNRSLAEQNLDMKPQLDRDRERLVAKYNALDEVRKRYKQHCALRDEIMGQVSPEGLLSRLQVEGANTEAESEVLADEFLEGSLSLDSFLERFHSLRCLAHRRRVYVEKLQEILRQKNQVAGESGVTSEPCSNPEAGLVAPWQQQQPQQQPQQKPSVSANPPNCALPYAPYPVSSPSQPCSAPTAAPSNPSGAFQPYSNQATAFTPSSGYPAARPVFAQSTCPYPTQPAFPAPPFGQFGPSNAPYPSQYPYGGYSYPMGSHVPPTQSPTARPLYRPGFGVSQPYS; this is translated from the exons ATGGAGAAGCTTCAGGATCTCGGACAATCCGAGTTACAGGATCTGCTGGATAACTCGGAGCGGGTTGAGTCGATGGCACTGGAGTCTGATGAG ATCCAGAACATTCAACTGGAAAGGGAAATGGCTCTGGCTTCCAACCGCAGCCTGGCTGAACAGAACCTTGACATGAAACCGCAACTGGACAGAGATAGAGAACGGCTGGTAGCAAAATATAATGCATTGGATGAAGTGAGAAAGAGATACAAACAGCACTGCGCACTCAGAG atgagATTATGGGTCAGGTGTCCCCAGAGGGGTTGTTGTCTCGTCTACAGGTAGAGGGCGCCAACACAGAGGCAGAGTCAGAG GTTCTAGCTGATGAGTTTCTAGAGGGTTCCTTGTCACTAGACTCCTTCCTTGAGCGCTTCCACTCTCTCCGCTGCCTTGCTCACAGAAGACGTGTGTACGTTGAGAAGCTGCAAGAGATTCTGCGGCAGAAAAACCAAGTAGCCGGGGAGTCTGGTGTGACATCAGAGCCGTGCTCCAATCCGGAGGCCGGCTTGGTGGCACCGTGGCAACAGCAGCAACCCCAGCAACAGCCACAGCAGAAACCCAGTGTGAGCGCCAACCCGCCCAACTGTGCTCTGCCGTACGCTCCATATCCTGTTTCTTCTCCTAGCCAGCCCTGTTCGGCCCCTACGGCTGCCCCCTCCAACCCCTCTGGTGCTTTTCAGCCCTACTCAAACCAGGCCACAGCTTTTACTCCATCCTCAGGCTACCCCGCTGCCCGGCCTGTCTTTGCCCAATCTACATGCCCGTATCCCACCCAACCTGCATTTCCAGCTCCTCCTTTTGGGCAATTTGGCCCTAGTAATGCACCCTACCCCAGCCAATACCCTTATGGAGGTTATAGTTACCCCATGGGCTCCCATGTTCCTCCTACTCAGTCCCCTACAGCTAGGCCACTTTATAGGCCAGGGTTTGGTGTATCTCAGCCGTACTCCTGA